Proteins encoded in a region of the Chloroflexota bacterium genome:
- a CDS encoding pyrroline-5-carboxylate reductase, whose translation MAVSLPNTTIAFIGPGTMAEAMITGLLREGVASPERIVAAGPRQQRLERLETRYGIRTTRENATAAAEADVVVLSVKPQVLSKVLPELKGRIRPEALVLSIVAGATMERLSHGLQHPAVVRAMPNTPAQIGMGITVWTAAQAVSPTQRETARGVLTALGDEIFMEDEVYLDMATALSGTGPAYVFLFMEALIDAGVHLGFPRRVAEQLVVQTVKGSAAYYERQQGEVHLAHLRNQVTSPGGTSASALYYLEKAGFRTAISRAVWAAYERALSLAQNGKPQPPK comes from the coding sequence ATGGCTGTTTCCCTCCCCAACACTACGATAGCCTTCATTGGGCCGGGCACGATGGCCGAGGCGATGATCACCGGCCTGCTGCGGGAAGGCGTCGCGTCGCCGGAACGCATCGTGGCGGCCGGGCCGCGTCAGCAGCGGCTGGAACGGCTGGAAACGCGCTACGGCATTCGCACCACGCGCGAGAATGCCACCGCGGCAGCTGAGGCCGATGTGGTCGTACTCTCGGTCAAACCGCAGGTGCTTTCCAAAGTGCTGCCCGAGTTGAAAGGGAGAATCCGCCCCGAGGCGCTGGTGCTTTCCATCGTGGCCGGTGCCACGATGGAACGGTTGAGCCATGGCCTGCAACACCCGGCGGTGGTACGCGCCATGCCCAACACCCCCGCCCAAATCGGCATGGGCATCACCGTGTGGACGGCGGCGCAGGCTGTCAGCCCCACTCAGCGGGAAACCGCGCGCGGTGTGCTCACAGCCCTCGGCGACGAAATTTTCATGGAAGACGAGGTGTATCTGGATATGGCCACCGCCCTTTCCGGCACCGGCCCGGCCTATGTGTTCTTGTTCATGGAAGCCCTGATCGACGCGGGTGTGCACCTCGGTTTCCCGCGGCGGGTGGCCGAGCAGCTGGTTGTGCAAACGGTCAAAGGCTCGGCAGCCTACTATGAGCGACAACAGGGCGAAGTACACTTGGCGCATTTGCGCAATCAGGTCACTTCGCCGGGCGGCACCTCGGCATCGGCGCTCTACTATTTGGAAAAAGCGGGCTTTCGCACGGCCATCTCGCGCGCCGTATGGGCGGCCTATGAACGGGCGCTTTCGCTGGCCCAAAACGGCAAACCGCAGCCGCCGAAATGA
- a CDS encoding acyl-CoA dehydrogenase — translation MDFALSPELKMWRDAVHNFVAREIKPLAAEYNEREETMWPALQKGGEQLGLMGMSVPEAYGGSAVDPLAFAIAIEELGWGDGGTALVVAAHNGLGCMPIVMFGNEEQKKRFLPRVVSGQPGRLAALALTEPDAGSDLKGVKTRAELEGDHWVINGSKMWITNSGDADYIVTLVRTSPERSSHSLSLIVVPTNTPGLHVGPPEKKMGLGTTHSHAITYENVRVPRENLLGDVGQGMYQTLQVLDGGRISIGALALGIAQAAFEEAVAYAQQRMAFGKPLAARQAIQFMLADMATEIHAARLMVYHAAWLKAQGKPFTHAAAMAKLFASEMAERVTRNAIQIHGGYGYSREYPVERMYRDTRLMTIGEGTSEIQRLVIARRVLSTMAPLF, via the coding sequence ATGGATTTTGCCCTTTCCCCCGAATTGAAAATGTGGCGCGATGCCGTGCACAACTTCGTCGCCAGGGAAATCAAGCCACTGGCAGCCGAATACAACGAGCGGGAAGAAACCATGTGGCCCGCTTTGCAGAAGGGCGGTGAGCAACTTGGCCTGATGGGGATGAGCGTGCCGGAAGCCTACGGCGGCAGCGCGGTGGACCCTTTGGCTTTTGCCATTGCCATTGAAGAACTCGGCTGGGGCGATGGCGGTACGGCGTTGGTGGTCGCGGCGCACAACGGTTTGGGATGCATGCCGATTGTCATGTTTGGCAACGAAGAACAGAAAAAGCGCTTTTTGCCGCGAGTGGTTAGCGGCCAGCCGGGGCGCCTCGCTGCCCTGGCCCTGACCGAGCCCGACGCGGGTTCCGACCTCAAAGGCGTCAAAACCCGCGCCGAACTGGAGGGTGACCACTGGGTGATCAACGGCAGCAAGATGTGGATTACCAACTCAGGCGACGCCGATTACATCGTGACTTTGGTGCGCACTTCGCCTGAGCGTAGCAGCCACAGCCTCAGCCTGATTGTGGTGCCCACCAACACCCCTGGGCTGCACGTGGGCCCGCCGGAGAAGAAGATGGGGCTGGGCACCACGCATAGCCATGCCATTACTTACGAAAACGTCCGGGTGCCGCGCGAAAACCTGTTGGGCGATGTTGGCCAGGGAATGTATCAGACGCTGCAGGTGTTGGATGGTGGGCGTATCAGCATCGGCGCGCTGGCGTTGGGTATCGCCCAGGCCGCCTTCGAGGAAGCCGTCGCGTATGCCCAGCAGCGGATGGCTTTTGGAAAGCCCCTGGCCGCCCGTCAGGCCATCCAGTTTATGCTGGCCGACATGGCTACCGAAATCCACGCCGCTCGCCTGATGGTGTATCACGCTGCCTGGCTCAAAGCCCAGGGCAAGCCTTTTACCCACGCGGCGGCTATGGCCAAACTCTTTGCCTCGGAAATGGCCGAGCGCGTCACCCGCAACGCCATCCAGATTCACGGTGGCTACGGTTACAGCCGGGAATACCCTGTCGAGCGGATGTATCGTGACACCCGCTTGATGACCATTGGGGAAGGCACCAGCGAAATTCAGCGCCTGGTGATTGCCCGGCGGGTGTTGAGCACCATGGCGCCGCTCTTCTGA
- a CDS encoding PaaI family thioesterase, which translates to MAASPFIQDYYPDDLAWCYGCGRYNAHGHHFQTAWDGDETVTRFTPEPYHIAIPGFVYGGLLASLIDCHSTGSAALAAYRAEGHEPGDGAPVPRFVTAALHVNYLKPTPLGVTLEARGRIKEVKPRKVVVETTVYADGEACVTGEAVLVRMPEHMVPTDLPTPPQS; encoded by the coding sequence ATGGCCGCTTCTCCGTTTATTCAGGATTATTACCCCGACGATCTGGCCTGGTGCTACGGCTGCGGGCGTTACAATGCCCACGGCCACCATTTCCAGACGGCCTGGGATGGCGACGAAACGGTAACCCGTTTCACGCCTGAACCGTATCACATTGCTATTCCCGGGTTTGTGTATGGTGGTTTGCTGGCTTCGCTCATTGATTGCCACAGCACGGGCAGCGCGGCCCTCGCTGCGTATCGCGCCGAGGGCCATGAGCCCGGCGACGGCGCCCCGGTGCCGCGCTTTGTGACGGCGGCATTGCACGTCAATTATCTCAAACCCACGCCGCTGGGTGTGACGTTAGAAGCCCGGGGTCGCATCAAAGAAGTCAAGCCCCGCAAAGTGGTCGTCGAAACTACTGTGTACGCCGACGGCGAAGCCTGCGTCACCGGCGAGGCCGTGCTTGTGAGAATGCCCGAACACATGGTGCCGACCGACCTTCCCACGCCACCCCAATCGTAA
- a CDS encoding CBS domain-containing protein: MQETPSSFARQMVWERVLDRVHASGMIAWLLLAALIGAGTAVGAVFFIELISWVERLLFFHLPKVWPDLGRGWYIIAPVIGGLVAGPIIAFFSPEAKGHGVPEVMEAIALKGARIRPRVVVAKVAASAACIGSGGSAGREGPIVQVGAAFGSTLAQWFRLSESRTRNLVAAGAAAGIAATFNAPIAGVLFAIEVILGELTLRDLSSVVLSAVTASTIARSILGDRPAFGIPFYATRSGWEILIYLLLGVLGALIGVAFIRALYFTEDLFDNWDFPAWLKPAVGGLLLGTMGYLYPQILGLGFVPADELRLGVPLHQGLPHVFGSGFPVIEDALLGNLSLTLMVVLVVLKLAATSLTLGAGNSGGVFAPALFMGAMTGGTFGWVVHKTLPTIAAGAGSYATVGMAAVFAAAARAPLTAIMIVFELTDDYRILLPLMAAVVVSVVVAERMEPESIYTLKLVRRGIRLFRGRDMDVLASVKVAEVMDSNPVTVSPDIPAASLGGLFLQTNSHGFPVVDEHGNLWGIVSLADYRRAIEGRRGNDPNLKVRDIAVRSVVVAYPDETLRDVAQRMAPRDISRLPVVDRKNPRKLLGVIRRNDIVHAYELGMVRRGFAVGELPGVPPGTAEARFVVPPDSPLVGKTLAEVHLPETFLLIHIDRGGETVLPHGDTRLQSGDILTLLAREGDVEALERFWEAINTPPQEQEEEEQEQAS; encoded by the coding sequence TTGCAGGAAACCCCTTCATCGTTCGCTCGCCAGATGGTGTGGGAGCGTGTGCTCGATCGGGTGCACGCTTCGGGCATGATAGCCTGGTTACTGTTGGCTGCGCTCATTGGCGCGGGAACTGCTGTAGGAGCCGTGTTCTTCATTGAGTTGATCTCGTGGGTAGAGCGGCTTCTTTTCTTTCACTTGCCCAAAGTGTGGCCCGATTTGGGGCGCGGCTGGTACATCATTGCCCCGGTGATTGGGGGCCTGGTTGCCGGGCCGATTATTGCCTTTTTTTCGCCCGAAGCCAAAGGCCACGGCGTGCCGGAGGTGATGGAAGCGATTGCGCTGAAGGGCGCGCGCATCCGCCCGCGGGTGGTGGTTGCCAAGGTGGCCGCCTCGGCAGCCTGCATTGGCTCGGGCGGCTCGGCAGGGCGTGAAGGGCCGATTGTGCAGGTAGGCGCGGCTTTCGGCTCGACGTTGGCGCAGTGGTTCCGCCTTTCGGAAAGCCGCACACGCAACCTGGTCGCGGCAGGGGCGGCAGCGGGGATTGCCGCTACTTTCAATGCTCCCATCGCGGGCGTGTTGTTTGCCATTGAAGTCATTTTGGGCGAACTGACCCTGCGCGACTTGAGCAGCGTGGTGCTTTCGGCGGTGACGGCCAGCACCATTGCCCGCAGCATTTTGGGCGACCGCCCTGCTTTTGGCATTCCTTTCTATGCCACCCGCAGCGGCTGGGAAATTTTGATTTACCTGTTGCTCGGCGTGTTGGGGGCGCTCATCGGTGTGGCGTTCATTCGGGCGCTCTATTTCACCGAAGACCTGTTCGATAACTGGGATTTCCCCGCCTGGCTCAAACCGGCGGTGGGCGGTTTGTTGCTCGGCACGATGGGCTACCTTTACCCCCAGATTTTGGGGTTGGGCTTCGTGCCTGCCGACGAATTACGTCTGGGGGTGCCGCTGCACCAGGGGTTGCCCCATGTGTTTGGTTCCGGTTTCCCCGTCATTGAAGATGCTTTGCTGGGCAACCTCTCGCTGACTTTGATGGTGGTGTTGGTGGTGCTCAAACTGGCGGCGACTTCGTTGACGCTGGGGGCGGGCAATTCGGGCGGTGTGTTTGCACCTGCCCTGTTCATGGGGGCAATGACCGGCGGCACTTTCGGGTGGGTGGTGCACAAAACGTTGCCCACCATTGCTGCCGGGGCTGGCTCTTACGCCACCGTGGGCATGGCAGCGGTGTTTGCCGCCGCGGCCCGTGCGCCGCTCACGGCGATTATGATCGTCTTTGAACTTACCGACGATTACCGCATTTTGCTCCCCCTCATGGCCGCTGTGGTGGTGAGCGTGGTGGTCGCTGAGCGCATGGAGCCGGAATCCATTTACACGCTCAAACTCGTGCGGCGGGGCATTCGCCTTTTCCGCGGACGCGATATGGATGTGCTGGCCTCGGTCAAAGTGGCGGAGGTCATGGATTCCAACCCGGTTACCGTGTCGCCCGACATCCCGGCGGCCAGCCTGGGCGGCCTGTTTTTGCAGACCAACAGCCATGGCTTCCCGGTGGTGGATGAGCATGGTAACCTGTGGGGCATTGTCTCACTGGCCGATTACCGCCGCGCCATTGAAGGCCGTCGGGGCAACGACCCCAATTTGAAAGTGCGCGATATTGCCGTGCGGTCGGTGGTGGTGGCTTACCCGGACGAAACCCTGCGCGATGTGGCCCAGCGAATGGCCCCGCGCGACATTTCACGCTTGCCCGTGGTGGACCGCAAGAACCCGCGCAAACTGCTGGGCGTCATTCGCCGCAATGACATCGTGCACGCGTACGAACTTGGCATGGTACGGCGCGGCTTTGCTGTGGGGGAACTCCCTGGGGTGCCTCCGGGCACGGCAGAGGCGCGATTTGTCGTGCCTCCCGATTCGCCCCTGGTGGGCAAAACGTTGGCCGAAGTGCATCTGCCGGAAACGTTCCTCCTCATCCACATCGATCGGGGTGGGGAAACCGTCTTGCCCCACGGCGATACTCGCTTGCAGAGCGGCGACATTCTCACGCTGTTGGCGCGGGAAGGCGACGTGGAGGCATTGGAACGCTTTTGGGAAGCGATCAACACGCCGCCGCAGGAACAGGAGGAAGAGGAACAGGAACAGGCCTCCTGA
- a CDS encoding CBS domain-containing protein has product MRRSIVVSKVKQWRDFWTLPSSYSDLMQALGATIIGLLSAAGVLLFKQTIRWIHTLLWEDGAGLLVPHTGRWVLLLVPAVGGLAVGLIRMWWLSEERHHGVASVMEAVALAGGRLRYKETPLKVLVSAISLGSGASVGPEDPSVQIGASIGSFFGQKFHMSDQRTRVFVGAGVAAGIATAFNAPIAGVFFAVEIISGDFFISSFGMIVLSAVMAAVLTRALVGPQPAFPIPLYTYHGPMDLPFYLGLGLLAAPVALLYIQAIYWTHDFFHRLKLPKWLSPVLIGLLIGAVGLYYPQILGDSYEAVGDILNGREMVLGTLVILVFLKIIFTALSLGAGFIGGVFAPSLFLGAALGGAYGLAMEHLFPSLHLVPSAFALVGMAAVLAGTVHAPVTAIMLLFEMTDDYHIVLPLMFAVTVSILVSQYFQPESVYSLGLVRDGLRLRRGRDVDVLESIKVKEVMEPRPVTIRADMPLLTVSAMFDQFHTHGLPVVDDEGRLIGIITLQDLQRALAEDPENPQRTAGEVCRKRLVVVYPEESIKDALHKMSVHEIGRLPVVDPAHPDRLLGWINRASIIRAYELALARRASLEHRGEQMRLEAITEAPVLEMTVVEDAPVAGKTVAEVPWPEGAVLVRVQRGHQLLIPHGDTLLLPNDRLTFVAEPGAVAPLRSLVENKA; this is encoded by the coding sequence GTGAGGCGAAGCATCGTGGTTTCCAAAGTCAAACAGTGGCGAGATTTCTGGACCCTTCCCTCTTCTTACAGCGATCTCATGCAGGCGCTGGGAGCAACGATCATCGGCTTGCTCAGCGCCGCGGGCGTCCTTCTCTTTAAACAAACCATTCGCTGGATCCACACCCTGCTTTGGGAAGACGGGGCCGGCCTGCTGGTGCCGCACACTGGCCGCTGGGTGTTGCTACTGGTGCCAGCCGTAGGCGGTTTGGCTGTTGGGCTGATTCGCATGTGGTGGCTGAGTGAAGAACGCCATCACGGTGTGGCCTCGGTGATGGAAGCCGTCGCGCTGGCAGGCGGCCGCCTGCGCTACAAAGAAACGCCCCTCAAAGTGCTGGTTTCGGCCATTTCGTTGGGCAGTGGTGCGTCGGTTGGGCCGGAAGACCCCAGCGTGCAAATTGGCGCCAGCATTGGCTCCTTTTTCGGGCAAAAGTTCCACATGTCTGACCAGCGCACACGGGTGTTTGTGGGCGCAGGCGTCGCCGCGGGCATCGCAACGGCCTTCAACGCCCCCATTGCGGGCGTATTTTTTGCGGTAGAAATCATCTCGGGTGATTTCTTCATCTCGTCTTTCGGCATGATCGTGCTCAGCGCCGTGATGGCCGCCGTGCTCACCCGCGCCCTGGTCGGTCCCCAACCCGCCTTCCCCATCCCGCTCTACACCTACCACGGGCCAATGGATCTGCCCTTCTACCTCGGCCTGGGGCTTCTGGCTGCCCCGGTGGCTTTACTCTACATCCAGGCCATTTACTGGACGCATGACTTTTTCCATCGCCTCAAACTCCCCAAATGGCTCTCGCCTGTGCTCATCGGCCTGCTCATTGGCGCTGTGGGGCTTTACTACCCCCAAATTCTGGGCGATAGTTACGAAGCCGTGGGAGATATTCTCAACGGGCGCGAGATGGTGTTAGGAACGTTGGTCATCCTGGTCTTCCTGAAAATCATCTTCACAGCGCTCAGCCTGGGAGCAGGCTTCATCGGCGGCGTGTTCGCCCCCTCACTTTTTCTCGGGGCAGCCTTGGGCGGCGCCTATGGCCTGGCGATGGAGCACCTCTTCCCCAGTTTGCACCTCGTGCCTTCGGCTTTCGCCCTCGTCGGCATGGCGGCGGTGCTTGCCGGCACGGTGCATGCGCCAGTGACGGCCATCATGCTTTTATTCGAGATGACCGACGATTACCACATCGTGCTCCCACTGATGTTCGCGGTCACCGTGAGCATTTTGGTAAGTCAATACTTCCAACCCGAATCGGTCTACTCGCTGGGGCTGGTGCGCGATGGGCTGCGGCTGCGACGCGGCCGCGATGTCGACGTGCTGGAATCCATCAAAGTCAAAGAAGTGATGGAACCCCGGCCGGTCACCATTCGCGCCGACATGCCGCTGCTCACCGTGAGCGCCATGTTCGACCAGTTCCATACCCACGGCCTGCCGGTGGTGGATGACGAAGGCCGCCTCATCGGCATCATCACGTTGCAAGACCTGCAACGCGCCCTGGCCGAAGACCCAGAGAACCCTCAGCGCACGGCAGGCGAAGTCTGTCGCAAGCGGTTGGTGGTGGTTTACCCCGAAGAGAGCATCAAAGACGCCTTACACAAGATGAGTGTGCACGAAATCGGCCGCCTGCCGGTGGTCGACCCGGCTCACCCCGACCGCCTGCTGGGCTGGATCAACAGGGCTTCCATCATCCGCGCCTACGAACTCGCCCTTGCCCGCCGGGCTTCCCTGGAACACCGCGGCGAACAAATGCGGCTGGAAGCCATCACCGAAGCGCCCGTGCTGGAAATGACCGTTGTGGAAGACGCGCCGGTGGCGGGCAAAACGGTGGCCGAAGTGCCCTGGCCGGAAGGCGCGGTGTTGGTGCGTGTTCAGCGAGGGCATCAGTTGCTCATCCCGCACGGCGATACGCTGTTGCTGCCCAACGATCGGCTGACCTTCGTCGCCGAGCCCGGCGCCGTGGCGCCGCTGCGCTCGCTGGTGGAGAACAAGGCCTGA
- a CDS encoding purine-nucleoside phosphorylase: MLQKPDYFSLQDIDALADVIRRRAQGFQPRVGLILGSGLGALAEEAEAVAVIPTAEIPDWPVSTVPGHAGRLVLGTLASQPVLILQGRVHYYEGYTMAQVGLPVRVMQRLGVETLIVTNAAGAVNPEFVPGDLMLITDHLNLIGMAGLNPLRGPNLDELGPRFPDMSQAYDRELQALARRVAHEAGILLREGVYASLAGPSFETPADLRFLRGAGVDAVGMSTVPEVIVARHGGTRVLGISGISNKANLDGSTITTHEEVLEAGRIIVPKLLTLLRGVLQAL, encoded by the coding sequence ATGCTTCAAAAACCCGACTACTTCTCACTGCAAGACATCGATGCCCTGGCCGACGTCATCCGCCGGCGGGCGCAAGGCTTTCAACCGCGTGTAGGGCTGATTTTAGGCTCCGGCCTGGGCGCGCTGGCCGAAGAGGCCGAAGCCGTCGCCGTCATTCCCACAGCCGAAATTCCCGACTGGCCGGTTTCCACCGTGCCGGGCCATGCCGGAAGGCTGGTGCTGGGCACGCTGGCTTCCCAACCGGTGTTGATTTTGCAAGGGCGGGTGCACTATTACGAAGGCTACACCATGGCGCAGGTCGGCCTGCCGGTGCGGGTGATGCAGCGCCTGGGCGTGGAAACGCTCATCGTCACCAACGCGGCGGGGGCTGTCAACCCCGAGTTCGTGCCGGGCGACCTGATGCTGATTACTGACCACCTCAACCTGATCGGCATGGCGGGGCTGAACCCCCTGCGCGGCCCCAACCTGGATGAACTCGGCCCCCGCTTCCCCGATATGAGCCAGGCTTACGATCGCGAACTGCAAGCCCTGGCGCGGCGGGTAGCCCATGAGGCCGGCATCTTGCTGCGGGAAGGCGTCTACGCCTCGCTGGCCGGGCCTTCCTTTGAAACCCCCGCTGATTTGCGTTTCCTGCGCGGGGCCGGCGTGGACGCGGTGGGCATGTCCACCGTGCCAGAAGTCATCGTCGCCCGCCACGGCGGCACGCGGGTGCTCGGTATCTCGGGCATCAGCAACAAAGCCAACCTCGACGGCAGCACCATCACCACCCACGAAGAGGTGCTGGAAGCCGGACGCATCATCGTGCCCAAACTGCTGACGCTGCTGCGCGGCGTGCTGCAAGCGCTTTAA
- a CDS encoding GNAT family N-acetyltransferase — protein MPQIEIRTALATDIPYLPKIDHHSVSETVWKMAWAENGGLGATFQPAPLPRPLKLPYPHDPQNLLDTWQRRGLLLVAVHDGLPIGYLAAEPDRPQHGLWLTDVVVHAPWRRKGIGSALVLTAGEWGSERGLRQMVLEASFRNGPAIVFAQHLGFTFSGFQYGYYPNGDVALFFALPLT, from the coding sequence ATGCCGCAAATCGAAATTCGCACCGCCCTGGCAACCGATATTCCCTACCTGCCTAAAATCGACCATCACAGCGTTTCAGAAACCGTGTGGAAGATGGCATGGGCAGAAAACGGCGGGCTGGGAGCCACCTTCCAGCCCGCGCCGTTGCCGCGCCCGCTCAAGTTACCTTACCCTCACGACCCTCAAAACCTGCTCGATACCTGGCAGCGGCGGGGGCTGCTGCTGGTGGCCGTGCACGACGGCCTCCCCATTGGCTACCTGGCTGCCGAACCCGACCGCCCGCAACACGGCCTCTGGCTGACCGACGTCGTCGTCCATGCCCCCTGGCGGCGGAAAGGCATCGGCAGCGCGCTGGTGCTGACCGCGGGGGAATGGGGCAGCGAGCGCGGCCTGCGTCAGATGGTGCTGGAAGCCTCTTTCCGCAACGGCCCGGCCATCGTCTTTGCCCAGCACCTCGGCTTCACCTTCAGCGGCTTTCAGTACGGCTACTACCCCAATGGCGACGTCGCGCTGTTCTTCGCCCTCCCGCTGACCTAA
- a CDS encoding energy-coupling factor transporter transmembrane protein EcfT — protein MFTYLAHASPLHRLNPAMKLAAIAVVALAATAAFDPFIPAMLLIALWLTAWRLGRVPFLQMLRWSIPLALLPLPIALFNALYTDLSRYAHPHILWHWGIWTLSTEGLWNGLGMGLRVAVFVAASLLFIATTDPTDFALSLVQNLKIPPRFGYGVLVSYRFLPLLKREYETIRLAHRVRGVGEGQGLRGWIEKTRRYAIPLLAAAVRKSERTALAMDAKAFGALPQRTYYRQMVIRRGDVLFLLAWLLYVAAVYALALHFGLAHLQWVPG, from the coding sequence ATGTTCACCTACCTCGCCCACGCCTCGCCCCTCCACCGGCTCAACCCGGCGATGAAACTCGCCGCCATCGCGGTGGTAGCGCTGGCAGCCACCGCGGCATTCGACCCTTTCATCCCAGCCATGTTGCTGATAGCCCTCTGGCTCACAGCCTGGCGGTTGGGGCGGGTGCCCTTCTTGCAAATGCTACGGTGGAGCATTCCCCTCGCGCTGTTGCCCCTGCCCATTGCGCTTTTCAATGCCCTCTACACCGACCTCAGCCGCTATGCCCATCCTCACATTCTCTGGCACTGGGGCATCTGGACTTTGAGCACCGAAGGGCTGTGGAACGGCCTGGGCATGGGCCTGCGGGTGGCAGTGTTTGTGGCGGCTTCCCTGCTGTTCATTGCCACCACCGACCCTACCGACTTTGCCCTCAGCCTGGTGCAAAACCTGAAAATACCGCCCCGCTTCGGCTATGGCGTGTTGGTCTCTTACCGCTTTCTGCCGTTGCTCAAACGGGAATACGAAACCATCCGCCTGGCGCATCGCGTGCGCGGCGTCGGGGAAGGTCAGGGCTTACGGGGATGGATCGAAAAAACCCGCCGTTATGCTATCCCCCTGCTGGCGGCGGCGGTGCGGAAATCGGAGCGCACCGCGCTGGCAATGGACGCCAAAGCCTTTGGTGCGCTGCCGCAACGCACCTATTACCGGCAAATGGTCATCCGCCGCGGCGACGTGCTCTTTCTGCTGGCCTGGCTGCTCTATGTCGCGGCGGTGTATGCCCTTGCGCTCCATTTTGGCCTGGCCCACCTGCAATGGGTGCCAGGCTAA
- the higA gene encoding addiction module antidote protein, HigA family, with protein sequence MATEKLKPVHPGEVLLEEFLKPMGLSQHQLALSIGVDARRINEIVLGKRRITADTALRLARFFGTTPQFWMGLQSDYDLDVAEDKLGDRLEKEVRAYSVAR encoded by the coding sequence ATGGCAACCGAAAAGCTGAAGCCGGTGCACCCTGGTGAGGTATTGTTGGAAGAATTTCTCAAACCCATGGGGCTGAGCCAACATCAATTGGCATTGAGCATCGGTGTTGACGCGCGCCGCATCAATGAAATAGTGCTGGGGAAACGGCGTATTACTGCCGATACGGCGTTGCGCTTGGCACGTTTCTTTGGCACCACCCCTCAGTTTTGGATGGGATTGCAAAGCGATTACGACTTGGATGTAGCAGAAGATAAATTGGGGGATCGGTTAGAAAAAGAAGTACGTGCTTACTCTGTGGCACGGTAA
- the surE gene encoding 5'/3'-nucleotidase SurE: MHILLTNDDGIRSPGLWAAAEALSELGWVTVAAPREQSSGAGRSLPSTSDGIITEETITVHGQRWTVYAVGGTPAQAVQHGVLEIMSEPPDLVVAGINYGENLATGVTVSGTVGAALEGAALGFPALAVSLETPKDYHFSYSRDVDFSAAAHFTRYFAERMLQTRLPDDVYVLKVDVPWHGTVETPWRVTRLARKRYYRTVPPKRRSWQEPGTMGYGPGDPPETFDPHSDVYAVRVDKVVSVTPLSLDLTSRVDLKMLERQLRGNRAIDV; this comes from the coding sequence ATGCACATTTTGCTTACCAACGACGACGGCATCCGTTCCCCCGGCCTGTGGGCCGCAGCGGAAGCCCTTTCCGAACTGGGCTGGGTGACTGTGGCGGCCCCCCGCGAACAGTCTTCCGGCGCAGGGCGAAGCCTGCCTTCCACTTCTGATGGCATCATCACCGAAGAAACGATCACCGTGCACGGCCAGCGTTGGACGGTGTATGCTGTGGGCGGCACGCCTGCCCAGGCTGTGCAGCATGGCGTGCTGGAAATCATGTCTGAGCCGCCCGACCTGGTGGTGGCGGGCATCAACTACGGGGAGAACCTTGCCACTGGCGTCACGGTTTCCGGCACGGTGGGGGCTGCACTGGAAGGCGCGGCGTTGGGCTTCCCGGCCTTGGCGGTTTCGCTGGAAACCCCGAAAGACTATCACTTTTCCTATTCCCGCGACGTCGATTTCAGCGCCGCGGCGCATTTCACCCGCTATTTTGCCGAGCGGATGTTGCAAACCCGCTTGCCCGACGATGTGTACGTGCTCAAAGTTGATGTGCCCTGGCACGGCACGGTGGAAACCCCCTGGCGGGTCACGCGGCTGGCGCGCAAGCGTTATTACCGCACCGTGCCGCCTAAGCGCCGCAGTTGGCAGGAGCCTGGCACGATGGGGTATGGCCCTGGCGACCCGCCGGAAACTTTCGACCCCCACAGCGATGTTTACGCGGTGCGCGTGGACAAGGTGGTTTCCGTTACTCCCCTGAGCCTGGATTTGACCTCGCGGGTGGATTTGAAGATGCTGGAGCGCCAATTGCGGGGGAATCGGGCGATTGACGTTTAG